The Streptomyces sp. NBC_01298 genome contains the following window.
ATGTCGCCGCTCACCAGCACCGCGTCGAGCTCGTACGGAAGCCCCTCCAGGTACTCCATGACGGCGCGGGTCCGCTCGGCGGCCCGGTCCCCACCGTCGAGGTGGATGTCGCTGAGGTGGGCTATCACGATCACGGGCGGCGGCTCCTTCGGTCCTGAGGCCGGGAGTCTACGCGGAGGATTTTCTTGACCCCCAGGTCAAGAATCGATAGCGTGGCGTCATGGGCAGGCCGAAGAACTTCGAACCGGACGCGGTCATCGCACAGGCGATGGAGGCGTTCTGGACCAATGGCTACGCCGGCACCTCCCCCGCCGACCTCGCGAAGGCCACCGGAGTGGCCAAGGGCAGCCTCTACCACGCCTTCGGATCCAAGCGCGAACTGTTCGGAAAGGCCCTGGAGCTCTACGCCCGCGCCGGCTCCGAGATGACCGAGGAGTTCCTCGCCCGGCCGAGCACCACGAAGGAATGCGTCCGCGACTACCTGACCCTCCTCGTGGACACGGACCTGGGCGGACCGGTCAGGCGCGGCTGCTTCGGCGCCAACACCACACTGGAACTCGGCGGACGGGACGAGGAGGCGACCCAGGCGGTCCACCGCATGGGACAGCGCACCATCCAGCTCCTCACCGACCGCATCGAGCAGGGCCGCCGCGACGGGGACGTCGCCCCGGAGGTGGACGCCCGGGCGCAGGCGCAGTTCCTCCTGAACACGATCGCGGGGCTGCGCGTCATGGCCAAGACCTTCGACCGGCCGACCCTGCACGGGATCATCGACACCGCCGTGGCGGGTCTCTGATCCGCCACGCCCCCTCGGGGGCGTTTTTTGCGCCCTAATTTTTGACCTGTAGTTCAAGAAAACTCG
Protein-coding sequences here:
- a CDS encoding TetR/AcrR family transcriptional regulator, whose translation is MGRPKNFEPDAVIAQAMEAFWTNGYAGTSPADLAKATGVAKGSLYHAFGSKRELFGKALELYARAGSEMTEEFLARPSTTKECVRDYLTLLVDTDLGGPVRRGCFGANTTLELGGRDEEATQAVHRMGQRTIQLLTDRIEQGRRDGDVAPEVDARAQAQFLLNTIAGLRVMAKTFDRPTLHGIIDTAVAGL